In Edaphobacter dinghuensis, one genomic interval encodes:
- a CDS encoding glycoside hydrolase family 2 protein yields MFNRRDFIRTGSALGAFTSIPTLESWGDTLLPSLEGPSHHAISLDQHWTVARISKSTPHQQSHQEGQLPQVTLPHCVSQLSWQKWDPSSWEDLWLYRRPLQIPQEFRGLRLFLHFDRVMVNATAAVNGHSLPQHLGGFLPFEHEITSLVTGASNSLSVTVDSRWSNVPPSGSPKGPASVDYLLPGGINGSVELRAVPPIFIKDVFAKPVNVLSADRRLEINCNVDSAIAKSTPVRLVATLQKDKQIIARTSRSVDVAQNRQDVSLVLGDLKDVILWDTENPHLYDLTVTLFVRKQPLHAYKVRVGFRDARFELDGFFLNGKRLQLFGLNRHELFPYVGFSAPDRAQRHDAEYLRRQLNCNIVRCSHYPQSKAFFNACDELGLMVWEEIPGWQYIGDKSWQDVALQNVGDMVRRDRNHPSIVIWGVRINESPNDPELYRQTREIAKSLDGSRPTSGTMTPSSRKDWRQNWHQDVFAFDDYHAAADGSVGIDEPLPGVPYMIAETVGQYSYGTARNFLRRYRRAGDPVEQAEQAVLHAEAHSRAATNQRCCGVIAWCAFDYASLMNAYAGVKCPGIVDTFRIPKLGASFYLAQVNPSVRPVIEPSFYWNFGSNTPTGPGKHAAIFSNCDYLEVFIDGRLHERLKADKDAFPNLKYPPFFIDLNIDGASKPELRIDGYTGNTKALSRSFSSDTASDRLWLHADDMEIQADGTDATRVAFAVVDKFGTPRAYAKGEIHLQLTGPGIIVGDNPFSLDDTGGVGAIWIKSIPGSPGRITLSASHSTLGTNSVNISSR; encoded by the coding sequence ATGTTTAATCGACGCGATTTTATCCGGACGGGAAGCGCCCTTGGCGCGTTTACCTCGATCCCAACCTTAGAGAGTTGGGGAGACACCCTTCTACCGTCACTCGAAGGCCCTTCCCATCATGCAATTTCGCTAGATCAACATTGGACAGTCGCGCGCATATCGAAGAGTACGCCACATCAGCAATCGCATCAGGAAGGTCAGCTTCCACAAGTCACTCTGCCTCATTGTGTCAGCCAGCTATCCTGGCAAAAATGGGACCCTTCCTCCTGGGAAGATCTCTGGCTCTATCGCCGTCCTCTTCAGATACCTCAGGAGTTTCGCGGCCTGCGCCTCTTCCTGCACTTCGACAGGGTCATGGTAAACGCTACTGCAGCAGTGAACGGTCACTCTTTGCCGCAACATCTTGGAGGTTTCCTGCCGTTTGAGCATGAGATCACAAGCCTTGTTACTGGAGCATCTAACTCGCTCTCCGTCACCGTGGACTCTCGCTGGAGCAACGTTCCGCCATCCGGCTCTCCCAAAGGCCCGGCATCGGTTGACTACCTGTTGCCCGGAGGCATCAACGGTTCTGTAGAGCTGCGAGCAGTCCCTCCAATATTTATCAAAGATGTCTTTGCTAAACCCGTCAACGTTCTGAGTGCCGATCGCCGGCTTGAGATCAATTGCAATGTCGATTCCGCAATTGCCAAATCAACACCTGTTCGCTTGGTGGCGACGCTTCAGAAGGACAAGCAGATAATTGCACGTACCTCCCGCAGCGTTGATGTCGCGCAGAATCGTCAGGATGTCAGCCTGGTTCTTGGCGATTTGAAGGATGTAATTCTGTGGGACACAGAAAATCCTCATCTCTATGATTTGACCGTCACTCTTTTTGTCCGCAAACAACCGCTGCATGCCTACAAGGTACGCGTCGGATTCAGGGATGCGCGTTTTGAGCTGGATGGTTTTTTTCTCAACGGCAAGCGGCTACAACTCTTCGGACTAAATCGGCATGAGCTATTCCCTTACGTCGGCTTCTCTGCTCCGGATCGTGCTCAACGCCATGACGCCGAATATCTGCGCCGTCAGTTGAACTGCAACATCGTTCGCTGCTCTCACTATCCTCAGTCCAAGGCATTCTTCAACGCCTGTGATGAGTTGGGATTGATGGTCTGGGAGGAGATACCGGGCTGGCAATATATCGGCGACAAAAGCTGGCAGGATGTGGCGCTTCAGAATGTAGGAGACATGGTTCGCCGCGACCGAAACCATCCTTCAATCGTCATATGGGGAGTTCGCATCAATGAGTCTCCCAACGACCCGGAACTCTATCGCCAAACCCGCGAAATCGCAAAATCATTGGACGGCTCACGCCCCACCTCAGGAACAATGACGCCCTCATCCAGAAAGGATTGGCGTCAAAACTGGCATCAGGATGTATTTGCATTCGACGACTATCACGCCGCTGCCGATGGCAGTGTAGGCATCGATGAGCCCTTGCCCGGCGTGCCCTATATGATCGCTGAAACAGTCGGTCAGTATTCCTATGGCACGGCCAGAAATTTTCTGCGACGATATCGCAGAGCCGGTGATCCAGTTGAGCAGGCCGAGCAGGCTGTGTTACACGCCGAAGCACATAGCAGAGCGGCAACCAACCAGCGTTGCTGCGGAGTGATCGCATGGTGCGCCTTTGACTATGCCAGCCTGATGAATGCGTATGCTGGCGTAAAGTGTCCTGGTATCGTCGACACCTTCCGAATTCCCAAGCTCGGCGCATCTTTCTATTTGGCTCAGGTCAACCCATCCGTACGGCCCGTTATCGAACCCAGTTTCTATTGGAATTTCGGTTCAAACACTCCTACCGGCCCAGGCAAGCATGCCGCGATCTTTTCAAATTGCGATTACCTTGAAGTCTTTATTGATGGCAGGCTGCACGAACGACTAAAAGCCGACAAGGACGCCTTCCCTAACCTCAAATACCCTCCATTCTTCATTGATCTCAACATAGATGGTGCAAGCAAGCCAGAACTTCGCATCGATGGATACACCGGAAACACCAAGGCGCTGTCGCGCTCGTTCTCTTCAGATACGGCCTCCGACCGGCTCTGGCTGCACGCCGATGATATGGAGATCCAGGCAGATGGCACCGATGCAACTCGTGTAGCGTTTGCAGTTGTCGATAAGTTTGGAACTCCACGGGCTTATGCAAAGGGAGAGATACATCTTCAATTAACCGGCCCTGGCATAATCGTCGGAGACAACCCCTTTTCTCTCGACGACACTGGAGGAGTAGGTGCTATCTGGATCAAAAGTATTCCCGGCAGTCCAGGTCGGATCACGCTCAGCGCAAGCCACTCAACTTTAGGTACGAATTCCGTCAACATCAGCTCCAGATAA
- a CDS encoding LacI family DNA-binding transcriptional regulator yields the protein MTIRMKDIARDLGLSQATVSKVLRDHPDIGESTRRRVLERVKELDYQPNSLARSLVTGRSFLIGLIAPSLLHPFFAEIAIALSDVIRDRGYSLIVSSSEEDAEREKEEISRLLGRHMDALIIASVGSDIQQFERMNSKAQPYVLIDRDLDGVDANFVGINDKRAGYLATEHLVSMGCRRIAHIRGQDNSPGNGRFEGYKEALRDNNLFFSNDYVVRRNYVDIETTRRGAEAMRLLLERNPKPDGVFCFNDPLAIGAMSTILESGLRIPEDIALIGCGNLPNNDWLRVPLSSIDQRSQMVGQHAAELALNLIESKQMPHTQTTVLEPTLVIRSSTQKKRNK from the coding sequence ATGACGATCCGAATGAAGGACATAGCTAGGGACCTCGGCCTTTCGCAGGCTACCGTCTCCAAGGTTCTCCGCGATCATCCCGACATTGGCGAGTCGACTCGCAGGCGCGTATTGGAACGAGTCAAGGAGCTGGACTACCAGCCAAATTCCCTTGCGCGCAGTCTTGTTACCGGCCGCAGTTTTCTGATTGGCCTGATCGCTCCCAGCTTGCTGCATCCGTTTTTTGCGGAGATCGCGATTGCTCTGTCAGATGTCATTCGAGACAGAGGCTATTCCCTGATTGTGTCTTCCTCAGAAGAAGATGCGGAGCGCGAAAAGGAAGAGATATCGCGGCTTCTGGGGCGTCATATGGACGCGCTCATCATTGCGTCCGTTGGGTCGGATATTCAGCAATTCGAGCGGATGAACAGCAAAGCTCAGCCGTATGTCCTCATTGATCGAGACTTGGACGGCGTCGACGCCAACTTTGTCGGCATCAATGACAAGAGAGCTGGATATCTTGCGACAGAACACCTCGTCAGCATGGGTTGTCGTCGCATCGCGCACATCCGCGGACAAGACAACAGTCCGGGCAACGGCCGATTCGAAGGCTACAAGGAAGCCCTCCGCGATAACAATCTTTTCTTTTCGAATGACTACGTTGTACGCAGAAACTATGTCGATATCGAAACAACCCGCCGGGGTGCAGAGGCTATGCGCCTGCTACTGGAGCGAAACCCGAAGCCTGACGGCGTCTTCTGCTTCAACGATCCGCTCGCGATTGGTGCCATGAGCACAATCCTCGAGTCAGGCCTAAGAATTCCGGAAGACATTGCCTTGATCGGATGCGGCAATCTGCCTAATAATGATTGGCTTCGAGTTCCTCTTTCGAGCATCGACCAGCGCAGCCAGATGGTGGGCCAACACGCTGCAGAACTTGCACTCAATTTAATCGAGTCCAAGCAAATGCCTCATACCCAGACCACTGTGCTCGAGCCAACTCTTGTAATACGGTCATCTACGCAGAAAAAGAGGAATAAGTGA
- a CDS encoding TonB-dependent receptor, whose product MTRYSQSFTRQIVGLFPGMYKACFVGLLLLLFAGSAGAQVSTASVNGVIRDPNGAVIAGATIELKNTATSVVHQSVSNSSGAYVFLDITPGRYTVQASATGFNPQKVPEFVLSVDQTATLNFKLAIGTQNQVVTVDATAAQLDVSGASLGTVIETKQVNDLPLNGRNFTSLLSLTPGVVPIMTGQSGGMSGSGGFGAAVAIGSDYSFPSINGQTNRSDFFLMDGLYNYGAIESTYAIAPIIDAIQEFKVVSHTDDAEYGSVLGGVVNIVTKSGTNEFHGSGWEYVRNTAFDARNYFLPASQSKPSFHQNQFGGSIGGPVIIPKLYNGRNKSFFFGAYQGYRYSTPQDSTILVPTDAELAGNEADNNQLQIYNPFQTTPTIDKNGNPNFTRPAFAGNQIPSNLIDQRMVAYAKFIFPAPGPCFQFGSGGTCAANAIDATPLTQKQNEFDIRGDQSFGTKDTAWFRYSFINSTVNSSGGLPGLLTDHEIDGRNWGGSFVHIFSPTQILQVQYARTTVSDNSATRFTKSTADIISTIGFSDAFASGFAGANGGALLPGPGISNYGNGGESINDTPKATDSHEVRGSYTKIMGNHEIKFGAGFDTVNFASPLSQIGLNFSAPQTGNPSILGSDGKPVSNGDALASFLLNVPSGASRRNVDETERPGGLLSVFLQDSWKTTPRLTLNYGLRYDYPFLPAYGTNANIGKQGGPETGDMDWGTGNYIIQKLPPSCNSRGFAPCIPGDGTLPAHVIVSPNGKISHNVNSNLGPRFGFAFKVDDKTVMHGAYGIVFDDWAAVTQMAQNIEGSWPDIGQQIASSLTNVPTTSQLTPNVTAQNPFNASGSGLFPPATPFTSNQWFYDPHIKNPYSEQWNFGVQRQLNGSLALRIDYVGSASHRTNVGGQYNTALTPGPGTPQSRAPYPYSIPTFYDRSIGNGSYNALQVQLDKRYTNGFSYQVAYTWSKSMAEDDGWFGVEGTVVQDAYHPGASYGLSGTNIPQVFVANSLYEIPVGKGKRFSTGNRFVDYVVGNWQINNIFTWRNGQNFTVKDSNDVANIGNTGYEWADQVGNPHLSHPTTAKWFNTAAFAVPAQYTFGNVGRNSMQAQRWINLDSSVIRSFPFWREDRIEFRAEGFNILNHPVFGGPQNDISNTNFGAVTSQANSPRQLQLSGKIIF is encoded by the coding sequence ATGACACGTTACTCGCAAAGCTTTACCAGGCAAATTGTTGGCTTGTTTCCAGGAATGTACAAAGCCTGTTTTGTCGGTCTTCTTCTACTCCTGTTCGCAGGTTCGGCGGGAGCCCAGGTTTCAACCGCTTCGGTCAATGGAGTCATTCGGGATCCCAATGGCGCGGTAATTGCGGGTGCAACGATCGAATTGAAGAATACCGCGACATCGGTTGTGCACCAGTCTGTCTCCAACAGTTCGGGAGCCTATGTCTTTCTTGACATTACTCCTGGCCGCTATACCGTTCAGGCGAGTGCCACGGGCTTCAATCCGCAAAAAGTTCCTGAATTTGTCCTATCGGTCGACCAGACCGCAACGCTCAACTTTAAGCTTGCGATAGGTACCCAGAACCAAGTTGTCACAGTTGACGCTACCGCAGCCCAACTCGATGTGAGCGGCGCGAGTTTGGGAACTGTAATTGAGACCAAGCAGGTCAACGATCTTCCCTTGAATGGACGTAACTTTACTTCTTTGCTGTCGCTTACTCCAGGCGTAGTTCCGATCATGACTGGACAGAGCGGCGGCATGTCCGGTAGCGGTGGATTCGGTGCTGCTGTCGCCATCGGCTCCGACTACTCTTTTCCTTCCATCAACGGACAGACAAACCGCAGCGACTTCTTCCTGATGGATGGACTTTACAACTACGGTGCAATCGAGAGCACCTATGCCATCGCACCAATCATCGACGCAATTCAGGAGTTCAAAGTCGTCTCGCATACCGATGATGCGGAATACGGTTCCGTACTTGGTGGCGTAGTGAATATCGTCACGAAGAGCGGTACCAATGAGTTTCACGGTTCTGGTTGGGAGTACGTTCGCAACACAGCCTTCGATGCGCGCAATTATTTTCTGCCGGCGTCCCAGTCCAAGCCTTCTTTCCACCAGAATCAGTTCGGCGGCTCAATCGGCGGCCCCGTGATAATCCCGAAGCTCTACAACGGCAGAAACAAGTCCTTCTTCTTTGGCGCTTATCAGGGGTATCGCTATTCGACACCGCAGGATAGTACGATCCTGGTGCCCACCGATGCGGAATTGGCTGGGAACGAAGCCGACAACAATCAACTTCAGATCTACAATCCGTTTCAGACTACGCCAACGATCGACAAAAATGGTAATCCCAACTTCACCCGCCCGGCATTTGCTGGCAACCAGATCCCTTCCAATCTGATCGATCAGCGAATGGTGGCCTATGCGAAGTTTATCTTCCCCGCGCCAGGCCCATGCTTCCAATTCGGTAGTGGCGGTACGTGCGCAGCCAATGCAATTGACGCTACTCCATTGACGCAAAAGCAGAACGAGTTCGATATCCGCGGAGATCAGAGCTTTGGAACCAAAGACACTGCCTGGTTCCGTTACAGCTTCATCAACAGCACAGTCAACTCTTCTGGCGGGTTGCCAGGACTGCTGACTGACCACGAGATTGATGGGCGCAACTGGGGTGGCAGCTTTGTTCACATCTTCAGCCCCACTCAGATCCTGCAGGTGCAATATGCGCGTACCACTGTGTCTGATAACTCAGCGACGCGCTTCACCAAATCAACTGCCGACATCATCTCGACAATAGGCTTTTCCGATGCCTTTGCCAGCGGCTTTGCTGGGGCAAATGGCGGCGCTCTGCTCCCGGGCCCGGGCATCAGCAACTATGGCAATGGCGGCGAGAGCATCAACGATACACCCAAGGCCACGGACAGCCATGAGGTTCGTGGTTCCTACACGAAGATCATGGGCAATCATGAAATTAAATTTGGTGCAGGGTTCGATACCGTGAACTTTGCCAGCCCGTTGTCCCAGATTGGTCTCAACTTTTCGGCTCCGCAGACCGGGAATCCATCCATCCTGGGTTCCGACGGCAAACCTGTTTCTAACGGCGACGCTCTGGCATCTTTTCTGCTGAATGTGCCTAGTGGCGCCAGCCGCCGCAACGTGGATGAGACAGAGCGCCCCGGCGGGCTGCTAAGTGTCTTCCTTCAGGATTCCTGGAAGACTACCCCACGGCTCACCCTGAATTACGGTTTGCGCTACGACTACCCTTTCCTGCCAGCGTATGGAACCAACGCAAACATCGGCAAGCAGGGAGGCCCGGAAACCGGCGACATGGATTGGGGAACCGGGAATTACATCATCCAGAAGTTGCCGCCGTCTTGCAACTCGCGCGGTTTCGCTCCCTGCATCCCCGGCGACGGCACCCTGCCTGCTCATGTCATTGTGAGCCCCAACGGCAAGATCTCTCATAACGTCAATTCGAACCTTGGGCCAAGATTTGGCTTCGCCTTCAAAGTCGACGACAAAACGGTGATGCATGGTGCTTACGGCATCGTCTTTGATGACTGGGCTGCAGTTACCCAGATGGCCCAGAACATCGAGGGGTCATGGCCTGATATTGGACAGCAGATCGCAAGTTCGCTCACCAACGTTCCCACCACCAGTCAACTTACACCGAATGTAACCGCCCAGAATCCTTTCAACGCAAGCGGGTCCGGGCTCTTTCCGCCTGCCACGCCCTTCACAAGCAATCAGTGGTTCTATGACCCGCACATTAAGAACCCTTACTCGGAGCAGTGGAACTTCGGGGTGCAGCGACAGTTGAACGGCTCCCTGGCTCTGAGAATAGACTATGTCGGCTCTGCTTCTCATCGTACGAACGTCGGCGGGCAATACAACACGGCTCTCACGCCCGGTCCGGGTACTCCGCAGTCACGAGCGCCTTATCCATACAGTATTCCAACCTTTTACGACCGCAGCATCGGTAATGGCAGTTACAACGCTCTCCAGGTGCAGTTGGATAAGCGCTACACCAACGGCTTCTCTTACCAGGTTGCATATACCTGGTCTAAATCAATGGCCGAAGATGACGGCTGGTTTGGTGTGGAAGGAACGGTGGTGCAGGATGCGTATCATCCCGGGGCTTCATACGGCTTGTCCGGGACCAATATCCCCCAAGTCTTCGTGGCCAACTCTCTTTATGAAATCCCGGTTGGCAAAGGCAAGAGATTTTCAACTGGCAATCGCTTCGTTGATTATGTCGTTGGAAATTGGCAGATCAATAATATCTTCACGTGGCGCAACGGTCAGAACTTCACTGTAAAAGACAGCAATGACGTCGCTAATATTGGAAACACAGGCTATGAATGGGCTGACCAGGTTGGCAACCCTCATCTTTCTCACCCCACCACCGCGAAATGGTTCAACACTGCGGCCTTCGCTGTCCCAGCGCAATATACCTTTGGAAACGTCGGAAGGAATAGTATGCAGGCGCAACGGTGGATCAATCTGGATAGTTCGGTCATTCGCTCCTTCCCGTTCTGGCGAGAAGACAGAATTGAATTTCGTGCGGAAGGATTCAATATTCTCAATCACCCAGTCTTTGGTGGCCCGCAGAATGACATCAGCAACACGAACTTCGGAGCCGTTACGAGCCAGGCAAATTCACCCCGGCAATTGCAGTTGAGCGGCAAGATCATATTTTGA
- a CDS encoding Gfo/Idh/MocA family protein has protein sequence MNRRRFLAAGTAMAMTARSYGQILGANNKVGLGIIGTGRRGRIVGGAFLADKRTQLTSIADTYDVTRQKVLAELPSELPKPEAYNAYEDLLAHKDVDAVLISTPDHLHVTIAQAALAAKKHVYLEKPTLHRWHEKNELINAAQQQKRVLQCGMQQRSGAHYKQAKQEFFDNGKLGQIVLVRAVWHDFSWQRRNIPDAPKPPRLDWERFLGPAPHVPYETVRYDSWRYFHDYGNGLLADILTHWVDVAQWMLNDASPQSAYATGGIYKLHDQRDNPDTVSAVIKYQNWNLNFESSVLPLRDDRPSVLFEGTEGLLDLARDGYTFTPRKGEAVRVDTTESLERAHTKNFLDAITQGESLNAPLEAGIAASVPVLMAVKSYWLKTVATSPDEISPRKKS, from the coding sequence ATGAATAGAAGAAGGTTTTTAGCTGCTGGTACGGCCATGGCGATGACGGCAAGATCATACGGACAGATTCTTGGTGCAAACAACAAGGTTGGACTGGGGATCATCGGCACTGGGCGTCGAGGTCGCATCGTCGGCGGAGCATTCCTCGCGGACAAGCGAACCCAACTGACCTCCATTGCAGATACGTATGATGTGACCCGGCAGAAGGTGTTGGCTGAGCTTCCATCGGAGCTGCCGAAACCTGAGGCTTACAACGCCTACGAAGATCTGCTCGCGCACAAAGATGTCGATGCAGTGCTCATCTCCACCCCCGATCATCTGCACGTCACGATCGCGCAGGCAGCGCTGGCGGCAAAGAAGCATGTCTATCTGGAAAAGCCGACGCTTCATCGCTGGCATGAAAAAAATGAGCTGATCAACGCCGCGCAGCAGCAAAAGCGTGTGCTGCAATGCGGCATGCAGCAGCGTAGCGGAGCACATTACAAACAGGCGAAGCAGGAGTTTTTCGACAACGGCAAGTTAGGTCAGATTGTGCTGGTGCGCGCCGTGTGGCACGACTTCTCATGGCAGCGCCGCAATATTCCTGACGCCCCCAAACCGCCGAGATTGGATTGGGAACGCTTTCTAGGGCCCGCGCCGCATGTTCCCTACGAGACCGTTCGTTATGACTCATGGCGCTACTTTCACGACTATGGAAATGGCTTGCTTGCGGACATTCTGACCCACTGGGTTGACGTGGCTCAATGGATGCTGAACGACGCATCTCCCCAATCCGCATATGCAACGGGCGGTATCTACAAACTGCACGATCAACGCGACAATCCCGACACGGTCAGCGCGGTTATCAAATATCAAAACTGGAACCTGAACTTTGAGAGCTCCGTTCTGCCGCTGCGAGATGATCGCCCTTCCGTACTCTTTGAAGGCACGGAGGGCCTGCTCGACCTTGCACGCGACGGATACACATTCACTCCACGAAAAGGCGAAGCAGTTCGAGTCGACACAACGGAAAGCCTGGAGCGCGCTCACACAAAGAACTTCCTGGACGCCATTACACAAGGCGAATCTCTCAATGCACCGCTTGAGGCAGGTATCGCTGCCTCAGTTCCGGTTCTGATGGCGGTAAAGTCATATTGGCTCAAGACTGTCGCAACATCACCTGACGAAATCTCACCGAGGAAGAAGAGTTAG
- a CDS encoding MFS transporter: MVPLATSEKQHDGVIHTGGKRRWFVLGLLFAITVINFIDRQTVSVLAPVLREVLHLTNEQYGRVVAAFQFGMMTGELPMGALMDRWGVRLGLMGAVLWWSGATGMQSLTRTGTQLGLTRFWMGTGECGNYSGGMKVVARLFTKKERTLAIGIFNSGSMIGATVATPLIVYLMQRFGFRAAFLLSASLGLLWVPLWWFIYREPTRVEQKIATTELAHNPPSPNVPLRDLIANRSLWAVMLCRFFIGPVIQFYWYWIPSYLFSVRHLTMTQLGFLGWIPFLLGDFGGFAGGWAAGWLQKQGASIYRVRQLTMYSSSILCIASLLVPHTASIVIAFLLIGVAMFADNFLSANMFGSMTDLFQERELGRVTGFSGVASGLSGLIFPLLTGVLVDRFSYAPVFFLVALMPLLGTIALFIFAHQDYRQDKTRSLNNL, from the coding sequence ATGGTGCCTCTGGCCACATCTGAAAAACAGCACGACGGTGTCATTCACACTGGCGGCAAGCGTCGATGGTTTGTTCTGGGCCTTCTCTTCGCCATTACCGTCATCAATTTTATCGACCGGCAGACAGTCTCTGTGCTTGCTCCGGTTCTGCGCGAAGTACTTCATCTCACCAACGAGCAGTATGGGCGTGTTGTTGCGGCATTCCAATTCGGCATGATGACTGGCGAATTGCCGATGGGTGCGTTGATGGACCGCTGGGGCGTTCGTCTCGGTTTGATGGGTGCTGTGCTCTGGTGGTCCGGAGCAACAGGCATGCAAAGCCTGACGCGCACCGGCACACAGCTCGGCTTGACTCGCTTTTGGATGGGCACCGGCGAATGCGGAAATTACTCCGGCGGAATGAAGGTAGTCGCGCGCCTGTTCACAAAGAAGGAACGAACTCTCGCAATTGGCATCTTCAACAGCGGCAGCATGATTGGCGCAACAGTCGCCACGCCGTTAATCGTGTACCTGATGCAACGCTTTGGATTCCGTGCGGCATTCCTGTTATCTGCATCGTTAGGCCTGCTATGGGTTCCTCTATGGTGGTTCATCTACCGTGAGCCGACCCGCGTTGAACAGAAAATTGCTACAACCGAACTCGCACATAACCCACCATCGCCCAATGTTCCCTTGCGCGATCTCATTGCAAATCGATCACTGTGGGCAGTCATGCTCTGCCGCTTCTTCATTGGGCCGGTAATACAGTTCTACTGGTACTGGATTCCAAGTTATCTCTTCAGCGTGCGTCACCTCACCATGACGCAGCTTGGATTTTTAGGGTGGATTCCATTCCTGCTAGGCGATTTTGGCGGTTTCGCCGGTGGATGGGCTGCAGGATGGCTACAGAAGCAAGGCGCAAGCATATACAGAGTGCGCCAACTAACGATGTACTCAAGTAGCATCCTATGCATCGCGAGCTTGTTGGTGCCCCATACGGCTAGTATCGTCATTGCGTTTCTATTAATCGGCGTTGCCATGTTCGCGGATAACTTTCTGTCCGCAAATATGTTTGGCAGCATGACCGATCTTTTTCAAGAACGTGAGCTCGGACGAGTGACCGGATTTTCCGGAGTTGCATCAGGCCTGAGCGGCCTTATCTTTCCGTTACTAACGGGTGTACTAGTCGATCGCTTTTCCTATGCGCCAGTGTTCTTTCTTGTCGCGTTGATGCCCTTGCTTGGAACCATAGCACTTTTTATTTTCGCGCACCAAGACTATAGGCAAGACAAAACGCGTTCTTTGAACAATCTGTAA
- a CDS encoding LLM class flavin-dependent oxidoreductase, whose protein sequence is MQIPTVEGSKPKVQIRSGESRAVEVAWFSAICSEDYEFLGVPDGTLRSSFKHCSDVVRTADRLGYQNILLPSGYEVGQDPLTFAAAVGPSLEQISQLVAIRCGEVHPPMLARAISTLDHILQGRLTINIISSDLAGTRADSATRYQRSREVIEILKQAWTQDRIQYKGQFYNFDLESLPVKPYQQNGGPLLYFGGISPDARTLAAEHSDVYLMWPETEERMAATIQSVSEEAASFGRQVDFGLRIHVIVRETEAEAHAAAERLISRLDLEKGKEIKARSLDRTSVGVARQEEMRAQSTDLYLEPNLWAGIGLARSGCGSAIVGDPDQVYAKMQRYIDMGFRAFILSGYPHIDECERFAKWVLPRLETTRLARVQHRLTEELPATPLTTAARR, encoded by the coding sequence ATGCAGATTCCAACTGTTGAAGGTTCTAAGCCTAAGGTTCAAATTCGCTCTGGAGAGTCACGAGCCGTGGAGGTTGCGTGGTTTTCTGCTATCTGCTCGGAAGACTATGAGTTTCTCGGTGTGCCAGATGGAACTCTTCGCAGCAGCTTCAAACATTGTTCCGACGTTGTGCGCACTGCGGACCGGTTGGGCTACCAGAATATTCTGCTTCCTAGTGGATATGAGGTTGGACAAGATCCGCTAACCTTTGCTGCAGCCGTTGGGCCAAGTCTTGAACAGATCTCCCAACTGGTTGCTATTCGATGCGGCGAAGTTCATCCGCCGATGTTAGCGCGAGCAATTTCTACGCTCGATCACATATTGCAGGGTAGACTGACGATCAACATCATCTCTTCCGATCTGGCTGGAACTCGTGCCGACTCCGCGACACGTTATCAGCGAAGCCGCGAAGTAATCGAAATTCTCAAGCAGGCATGGACCCAGGATCGTATCCAATATAAAGGTCAGTTCTATAACTTCGACCTGGAGAGTCTGCCTGTAAAGCCTTATCAGCAGAATGGTGGGCCACTGCTTTATTTTGGCGGTATATCTCCAGATGCACGAACTCTTGCGGCTGAACACTCTGATGTTTACCTGATGTGGCCTGAAACCGAAGAGAGGATGGCGGCGACGATCCAGTCGGTTTCAGAGGAGGCGGCTTCTTTCGGCCGGCAAGTTGATTTCGGTCTGCGCATTCATGTCATCGTTCGGGAGACTGAGGCCGAGGCGCATGCCGCTGCTGAACGTCTCATCTCTCGGCTTGATCTTGAAAAAGGAAAAGAGATCAAGGCTCGGTCGCTGGACCGGACATCTGTCGGTGTTGCGCGTCAAGAAGAGATGCGCGCGCAATCGACTGATCTATATCTCGAACCAAATTTGTGGGCAGGAATTGGGCTGGCCCGTTCCGGGTGCGGTAGTGCAATTGTCGGAGATCCAGACCAGGTCTATGCCAAGATGCAACGCTATATTGATATGGGGTTCAGGGCTTTTATCTTGTCGGGCTATCCGCACATCGACGAGTGCGAGCGATTTGCAAAGTGGGTTTTGCCGCGCCTGGAAACTACTCGGCTGGCGCGTGTCCAGCATCGGCTTACGGAAGAGCTTCCTGCTACGCCATTAACAACTGCAGCGAGACGCTAA